A genomic segment from Nitrospirota bacterium encodes:
- the cobA gene encoding uroporphyrinogen-III C-methyltransferase yields MKIKEIGKVYLVGAGPGDIGLFTLKGKECVEKADVIIYDYLANANILSFARPETECIFVGKHGGKSIMPQEEINRLMIRKASAGHTVVRLKGGDPFIFGRGGEEAENLSIAGIPFDIVPGVTSAIAVPALAGIPLTHRKYSSNIGIVTGHEYTLNKNSAMAWDKLATGVDTLVILMGITNLSFIVNKIIKHGRSPATPAAVIQWGTTPDQITVTGTLGNIVRRSNAEQIRPPAIIVIGDVVRLRPRLTTISYASVRTDNPMGEVFVAATHEGVCRISFGNERSFLKEIKSIYKDSLILKDEQQLMPVLSELGNYFSGHTTKFTFKLNLTGTDFQKLVWKELLNIPYGKTASYKDVAIMIGKPHAVRAVGGACGKNPIPIVIPCHRVISADGNIGGYSGGPGIKMALLKIEGIK; encoded by the coding sequence GTGAAGATAAAGGAGATTGGGAAAGTATACTTAGTCGGCGCAGGGCCGGGTGATATAGGGCTTTTCACACTGAAGGGAAAGGAGTGCGTGGAAAAAGCCGATGTCATTATTTATGATTACCTTGCCAATGCGAATATCCTTTCCTTTGCACGGCCTGAGACTGAATGTATATTTGTCGGAAAACATGGCGGTAAATCCATTATGCCTCAGGAAGAAATTAACAGATTAATGATCAGGAAGGCGTCTGCAGGTCATACTGTAGTCAGGCTTAAGGGAGGTGATCCGTTTATCTTCGGACGGGGGGGAGAAGAGGCCGAAAATCTTTCAATAGCAGGTATCCCCTTTGATATAGTTCCCGGTGTAACTTCTGCTATCGCAGTACCTGCACTGGCCGGTATTCCTCTAACTCACAGGAAGTATTCATCAAATATCGGAATCGTAACAGGGCATGAATACACTTTGAATAAAAATAGCGCTATGGCATGGGACAAGCTTGCAACCGGAGTAGATACACTTGTAATTTTAATGGGTATAACAAATCTCTCTTTTATCGTAAATAAAATAATAAAACATGGCCGTTCCCCTGCTACACCTGCTGCAGTTATTCAGTGGGGGACTACGCCTGACCAAATTACAGTTACAGGAACCCTCGGAAATATAGTCAGACGGTCAAATGCAGAGCAGATTAGACCGCCGGCCATTATAGTAATTGGGGATGTAGTAAGATTACGCCCGCGGCTTACAACAATATCTTATGCATCTGTCAGGACTGATAATCCCATGGGAGAGGTCTTTGTCGCTGCAACACATGAGGGTGTTTGCAGGATTAGCTTTGGAAATGAGAGGTCATTTCTTAAGGAGATAAAATCAATTTATAAAGACTCTTTAATCCTTAAAGATGAGCAGCAATTAATGCCGGTCTTATCTGAGCTTGGCAATTATTTTAGCGGACATACGACAAAGTTCACTTTTAAGTTAAACTTAACCGGCACAGATTTTCAGAAATTAGTCTGGAAGGAATTACTTAATATTCCTTATGGAAAGACCGCTTCATATAAAGATGTAGCAATTATGATTGGAAAGCCTCATGCTGTCAGGGCAGTAGGCGGTGCCTGCGGAAAAAATCCTATCCCCATTGTCATTCCATGTCACAGGGTCATTAGCGCCGATGGAAACATCGGTGGATACAGCGGGGGGCCCGGAATAAAAATGGCGTTGCTTAAAATAGAAGGGATTAAATAG
- the cbiQ gene encoding cobalt ECF transporter T component CbiQ — translation MAFDIDRFSHIESSVQRWDPRIKILSLVFFIFVVALLQTIPVAAASLVIAITIIKLTNIPFHFVSNSIKVIVIFLAPFFLMLPFSYPGEAAFHIIGLPFAWEGFRLSILIFVKAVAIVLTTNAIFGSSRFDVSMIALQNLRCPKVLVQMILFTYRYIFVFIDEIKRMEKAMRSKGFVMKANMNTLRTMGNFVGALLIRSFERTSRVYSAMLSKGYEGELHSLVSFKACGKDYVKAGLIVLVTVAVLAVDLIRVFAPAIKGWY, via the coding sequence GTGGCTTTTGATATAGACAGGTTTTCTCATATAGAGTCATCCGTTCAGCGCTGGGATCCGAGGATCAAAATCCTTTCACTCGTGTTTTTTATATTCGTAGTAGCGCTCCTTCAGACCATACCTGTTGCGGCAGCATCTCTGGTTATTGCAATTACAATCATTAAATTAACAAATATTCCTTTTCACTTTGTATCCAACAGCATTAAAGTAATTGTGATTTTTCTCGCTCCATTCTTTCTGATGCTGCCATTCTCTTATCCTGGTGAAGCGGCTTTCCATATTATCGGTCTTCCATTTGCATGGGAAGGATTTCGACTGTCCATTCTTATTTTTGTCAAAGCGGTTGCCATAGTGTTAACTACTAATGCCATATTTGGTTCATCCCGTTTTGATGTTTCCATGATCGCCTTGCAGAATCTCAGATGTCCTAAAGTACTCGTCCAGATGATTCTCTTCACATACCGGTATATCTTTGTCTTCATTGATGAAATAAAAAGGATGGAAAAGGCAATGCGTTCAAAAGGATTTGTTATGAAGGCGAATATGAATACTCTTCGAACAATGGGTAACTTTGTCGGGGCGCTGCTTATCCGGAGTTTTGAACGGACTTCCAGGGTATACAGCGCTATGCTCTCAAAAGGTTATGAAGGCGAGCTTCATTCGCTGGTAAGCTTTAAGGCATGTGGGAAAGATTACGTGAAGGCCGGCTTGATAGTTTTGGTAACTGTTGCAGTTCTGGCTGTAGATTTGATCAGGGTGTTTGCGCCTGCGATTAAGGGGTGGTATTAA
- a CDS encoding DUF4198 domain-containing protein → MNKITKATWAALIGLIFWTYVGSTAYAHFEMIIPSDEMVSQNEKRDITLDVLFTHPFEGHGMSAEKPVRFGVVIGEKNIDLLSSLKELNVTDRAGKKFTAFKSAYTLKTPGDHIFYVEPKPYWEPAEESFIIHYTKVIVNSLGMEEGWDQAVGLKTEIVPLTRPYGLWTGNVFQGVVMVDNEPAPFTEVEVEYYNEEGTVKVPADPMITQVVKADKNGVFTYAMPRAGWWGFAALNTDDATLTHEGKEYPVEIGAVLWVKTYDMGTKKK, encoded by the coding sequence ATGAATAAGATTACTAAAGCAACATGGGCAGCGCTGATAGGTTTGATTTTCTGGACATATGTTGGTAGTACGGCATATGCCCATTTCGAGATGATTATCCCATCTGACGAGATGGTCTCGCAAAACGAGAAGCGTGATATTACACTGGACGTCCTGTTCACTCATCCATTTGAGGGGCATGGTATGAGTGCAGAAAAACCGGTCCGGTTTGGTGTGGTTATTGGAGAAAAAAATATTGATCTGTTGAGTTCTCTAAAAGAGTTAAATGTTACGGACAGGGCTGGAAAAAAATTTACCGCCTTTAAAAGTGCCTATACTTTAAAAACTCCAGGTGATCATATCTTCTATGTAGAACCAAAGCCTTACTGGGAACCGGCAGAAGAGTCCTTCATAATTCACTACACAAAGGTTATCGTAAACTCACTCGGTATGGAAGAAGGCTGGGATCAGGCAGTTGGTCTGAAGACAGAAATCGTCCCGCTGACAAGGCCATACGGTTTATGGACAGGGAATGTGTTTCAGGGGGTTGTGATGGTAGATAACGAACCTGCTCCTTTTACAGAGGTTGAGGTGGAATACTACAATGAGGAAGGAACTGTAAAAGTTCCCGCAGATCCAATGATTACTCAGGTAGTTAAGGCTGATAAGAACGGAGTTTTTACTTATGCAATGCCGAGGGCAGGCTGGTGGGGCTTTGCAGCTCTGAATACCGATGATGCGACCCTTACGCATGAAGGCAAGGAGTATCCTGTTGAAATAGGGGCAGTCCTCTGGGTAAAGACTTATGACATGGGGACGAAGAAGAAATAG
- a CDS encoding HD-GYP domain-containing protein, which yields MNIDDTYLRRYIKNLSIKIKYRQSPNLLCLFRHTDVIPDACAVNEAAPPQSSYLTPFISTDEAFETQRIRQLQARNRDTITRLSTYIEMRDPLGTGHSVRVARYAVAIAKALCWRREKIEELDIGAYLHDIGKICVTEEILSKSERLTIKEMRLIRRHTRVGAGMIMKIDFLRPVVPYILYHHERYDGRGYPFRLSGKDIPVEGRILAVADTFEALMNVRPYRKAMSSEMAIEEIRKLSGGQLDPDVVAIFTELLGKKEITV from the coding sequence ATGAATATAGATGATACCTATCTCAGGAGGTATATAAAAAACCTCAGCATAAAGATAAAGTACCGACAGAGTCCTAATCTGCTTTGTCTGTTCAGACACACTGATGTTATCCCTGATGCATGTGCGGTCAACGAAGCGGCGCCACCTCAATCATCATATCTGACCCCCTTCATATCAACCGATGAAGCCTTTGAGACACAGAGGATAAGACAGCTGCAGGCACGGAACAGGGATACCATTACAAGACTCTCTACTTATATTGAAATGAGAGACCCGCTCGGTACCGGTCATTCAGTCAGGGTAGCGAGATATGCCGTAGCAATAGCAAAGGCATTGTGCTGGAGACGGGAGAAGATAGAAGAGCTGGACATAGGGGCTTACCTTCATGACATTGGCAAGATATGCGTTACAGAGGAGATATTAAGCAAAAGCGAACGGCTGACCATTAAAGAGATGCGTCTGATACGCAGGCATACGAGGGTAGGTGCCGGTATGATCATGAAGATAGATTTTCTCAGACCAGTAGTTCCATATATATTGTACCATCATGAAAGATATGATGGCAGGGGCTATCCGTTCAGATTATCCGGAAAGGACATCCCTGTAGAAGGAAGGATTCTGGCAGTTGCAGATACGTTTGAAGCATTGATGAATGTCAGGCCATACCGTAAGGCGATGTCCTCTGAAATGGCAATAGAGGAGATAAGGAAATTATCCGGAGGTCAGCTTGACCCTGATGTGGTTGCTATTTTTACAGAACTCCTGGGAAAGAAAGAGATTACAGTATAG
- a CDS encoding ABC transporter ATP-binding protein, producing the protein MSDNSAILVDDVCFAYPDGREVLKGITCNIGRGEKVALIGPNGAGKSTFMSQLNGVLMPSSGRVLIDGIEVTRDNLTKIRRSVGIVFQDPDDQLFCPTVFDDVAFGPLNLGLSRDTIHARVKDALELVGLAGFENRSSFHLSFGERKRLALATVLSYQPEVLVFDEPSTNMDPLSRRRLIEWLKSSDKTILLCTHDLDIALEVCSRSLLLSGGKIVADGPSSEILYDREMLEAHSLELPLAVRTHELLHDMLHKAEMDEEHRSIIKSFLHAHRHIHGVDQHGHVHLHAHEHEHDHLHEPVPEVHIHKLGHEKGDHVHTGDEVPHSHDKQSEQENVSVASPSGQTKKKWFRRGHSHGDGFHTH; encoded by the coding sequence ATGTCTGATAATAGTGCAATCTTAGTTGATGATGTCTGTTTTGCCTACCCGGATGGACGCGAGGTGCTTAAAGGTATCACCTGTAATATTGGCAGGGGAGAGAAGGTTGCACTCATAGGACCTAACGGAGCCGGGAAGTCAACTTTTATGAGTCAGTTAAACGGGGTCTTGATGCCGAGCAGCGGGCGTGTGCTGATTGACGGAATTGAGGTGACCCGTGATAATCTTACAAAGATCAGGCGAAGCGTAGGGATTGTATTTCAAGACCCGGACGATCAGCTATTTTGTCCTACAGTCTTTGATGATGTTGCTTTCGGTCCGCTGAATCTTGGCCTTTCAAGGGATACAATTCATGCTCGAGTAAAGGATGCCCTTGAGTTGGTTGGACTTGCCGGTTTTGAGAACCGGTCATCCTTTCACCTGTCTTTCGGAGAGAGAAAAAGACTGGCGCTTGCAACTGTACTTTCATATCAGCCTGAGGTACTTGTCTTTGATGAGCCATCCACCAATATGGACCCGTTGAGCCGCCGGCGCCTTATTGAATGGCTTAAGTCATCAGACAAAACCATATTGCTCTGTACACATGATCTTGATATTGCACTCGAGGTCTGCAGCCGCAGTCTGCTTTTGAGCGGAGGGAAGATAGTTGCGGACGGCCCCTCATCAGAGATACTCTATGACAGAGAAATGCTGGAGGCTCACAGCCTTGAACTGCCCCTTGCTGTAAGGACCCATGAACTCCTGCATGATATGCTTCACAAGGCTGAAATGGATGAAGAGCATAGGAGTATTATCAAGAGCTTTCTCCATGCACATCGCCATATCCATGGTGTAGATCAGCACGGACATGTCCATTTGCATGCCCATGAGCATGAGCACGATCATCTGCATGAACCTGTCCCTGAGGTTCATATCCACAAGCTTGGACATGAGAAGGGTGATCATGTGCATACAGGCGATGAAGTGCCTCATTCTCATGATAAACAATCCGAACAGGAAAATGTATCCGTTGCGAGCCCGTCCGGTCAGACTAAGAAAAAATGGTTCAGGCGGGGTCATTCGCATGGGGATGGGTTTCATACACACTGA
- a CDS encoding universal stress protein — MIEFSKILYLTDFSESSEYAGQYAISIAGKYGCRIYAAHVVEPFTYADDFGIDYGAQFREMEATAGILLDKTVASIKSTGTDVESVMLSGNPSVEIVKFAEEQAIDLIVMATHGRSGIEHLLMGSVAEKVLRKSPCPVMTIKKK, encoded by the coding sequence ATGATTGAATTCTCAAAAATACTCTATTTGACTGATTTCTCGGAATCGTCAGAGTACGCTGGTCAATATGCAATCTCCATCGCCGGCAAATACGGATGCAGGATTTATGCTGCACATGTCGTTGAACCCTTTACCTATGCCGACGATTTCGGTATTGACTACGGCGCTCAATTCAGGGAGATGGAGGCCACTGCCGGAATATTGCTGGATAAAACAGTGGCCTCCATAAAGAGTACCGGCACAGACGTAGAAAGCGTGATGCTATCTGGCAATCCCTCTGTGGAGATAGTAAAGTTTGCAGAAGAACAGGCAATTGATCTGATTGTAATGGCTACTCATGGCCGGTCCGGCATTGAACACCTTCTAATGGGGAGCGTGGCAGAGAAAGTCCTGAGAAAATCACCCTGCCCTGTCATGACCATTAAGAAGAAGTGA
- a CDS encoding helix-hairpin-helix domain-containing protein: MMKKALTVSYLLLLLSISAVQPCLVMAEAAAPVSKGEMAVLNVNAASADDMAAIPGLGEKKSQAIVKFREKHGPFVKVEDLKKVDGIGDKLFGKIKPYFTVKTESAIKAQNNK; encoded by the coding sequence ATGATGAAAAAAGCATTAACTGTAAGTTACCTGCTTCTGCTTTTAAGTATCTCTGCAGTTCAACCTTGTTTGGTAATGGCAGAAGCCGCAGCTCCAGTCTCCAAAGGTGAGATGGCAGTATTAAATGTAAATGCAGCGTCTGCAGATGACATGGCCGCTATACCCGGGCTTGGGGAAAAAAAGTCACAGGCAATTGTTAAATTCAGAGAAAAACATGGTCCCTTTGTTAAGGTTGAAGACCTGAAAAAAGTAGATGGCATCGGGGACAAATTATTCGGGAAGATCAAACCGTATTTTACAGTAAAAACTGAAAGTGCAATCAAGGCACAAAATAATAAGTAG
- a CDS encoding carboxypeptidase regulatory-like domain-containing protein encodes MINISRTLTYLFIIILFLPRYSAGQLINGDFSSGLLGWDTYGDVTADQGAAILRTGGIYGVYDTSIYTIFVVSGDRLNFKYYFDITGPDDILSPDYLSYPPDSFQVSLDDGHGNFLAAPLSLEPFNDFVPFSLDISGFIYGTSVMLSFDLIDQDDGFTSIAAIDDVMDPITAVPEPGTLILLGGGLIWVFLFGRNKRILKCLISIMILLVIMIPGIGTAHGELLEQNVNDLTRIEFKSPVLNVRTNMLALDMVLKNVSDSTIHTPIKMVITGISTPDVTVANPDGYTQEGLPYFDLTGYFADQELSPAEVSPTVKLLFYNPKRVKFRWDQDLMALVEIFPETGPVLENICLVPGEFPPVCEYYKYDLEVKNPSFDKLLQRQLSEMYRYEQVRVYAYDYEELPVRVLINNTDAVYNEKGFYYYSDLLLQDGLNTISIDVTNESGITIARTIILNIDCTPPNVEISYPSGGSVVTSQELMIGGIVDDPTVQSVSLINNYINNMNVPVSDGRFNANIFLQPGHNNITIEASDLSGNSMSANIDIVYTYSETSEVSGRILNGVLGLPVSGAAVTLISQNGENVSVISDKDGEYRIKDINSGDKTISVEKNGYEPKIAKILLLGGDSPPAQDIVLLPLSHPDTFTLTGHIMNTAGQPLEGATVSVTGSSFNAVSDNNGIYLIGGIPRNSFEAGGFLTGYDAEKVNVNASAFSKDTLVLIHNFILNRNNYSIDISYPENGGTIAGDDTVVKGSFRNGNMDAGVRVNGVLANTYNGYFSANYVPLTEGLNIITAEVVDKDGTMVTDTIELSRSPDVNEGVLIYAQEAGIVPLILTVGIKVPQDTVFVNSNIQISGPAEAQVVYEDIFRYTVLINDPGIYTLTINLTDSAGNSYTREFEFTGMERSYVENMLKQIWKGFKNNFENNNNENALSMIIPETRKRFEEQFNAAGDKLSEFFSSLGDIQLVTLNDNIAKARVYHDDAAHYIWFERDIYGLWKILNF; translated from the coding sequence TTGATAAATATAAGTAGAACACTAACATATTTATTTATTATAATCCTGTTTTTACCCCGTTATTCTGCCGGACAGCTTATCAATGGTGATTTTAGCTCCGGACTCCTCGGATGGGATACGTATGGAGATGTCACTGCTGATCAGGGGGCGGCCATACTGCGAACCGGCGGAATTTACGGGGTGTATGATACGTCAATATATACGATATTTGTCGTATCTGGAGATCGTCTGAACTTTAAATACTATTTTGATATTACAGGGCCGGATGATATCCTCTCTCCAGATTACCTTTCATATCCACCGGATTCGTTCCAGGTAAGTCTTGATGATGGACATGGGAATTTCCTGGCTGCGCCCCTTTCATTGGAACCCTTTAATGACTTTGTCCCATTCTCACTGGATATCTCAGGCTTCATCTATGGCACTTCTGTGATGCTTAGTTTTGACTTGATTGATCAGGATGACGGCTTCACCTCCATTGCAGCAATAGATGATGTGATGGACCCAATAACTGCTGTGCCGGAACCAGGGACATTGATATTACTGGGAGGAGGACTCATCTGGGTCTTTTTATTTGGCCGAAATAAGAGAATTCTTAAATGCCTCATCTCGATTATGATTCTATTAGTAATCATGATACCGGGCATCGGTACTGCACACGGAGAACTGCTTGAACAGAATGTTAATGATCTTACCAGGATTGAATTTAAATCTCCCGTCCTTAACGTGCGGACCAACATGCTTGCACTCGACATGGTGCTTAAAAACGTGTCAGATTCAACAATACATACGCCTATAAAGATGGTAATTACAGGTATCAGTACTCCTGATGTGACTGTCGCTAATCCTGACGGTTATACTCAGGAAGGCTTACCCTATTTCGACTTGACCGGATATTTTGCAGATCAGGAACTATCTCCGGCGGAAGTTAGTCCCACTGTCAAACTGCTGTTCTACAACCCTAAGAGGGTCAAGTTCCGGTGGGATCAGGACCTCATGGCCCTTGTGGAGATATTTCCCGAAACAGGCCCTGTTCTTGAAAATATATGCCTCGTGCCTGGCGAGTTTCCTCCGGTGTGTGAGTATTACAAATACGATCTTGAAGTGAAAAATCCGTCGTTTGATAAACTCCTCCAGCGTCAATTGTCTGAGATGTACAGATATGAGCAGGTCAGGGTGTATGCATACGATTATGAGGAATTGCCTGTCAGAGTGCTGATTAATAATACAGATGCTGTTTATAATGAGAAAGGCTTCTATTATTACAGCGACCTCCTTTTGCAGGACGGTCTCAACACAATATCAATAGATGTGACAAATGAATCCGGGATAACTATTGCCAGAACTATCATCCTGAATATTGATTGCACACCGCCGAATGTTGAGATTTCTTATCCTTCAGGCGGGTCAGTTGTTACCAGCCAGGAATTGATGATAGGAGGGATAGTAGATGATCCAACCGTCCAGAGTGTGTCCCTGATAAATAATTACATCAATAATATGAACGTTCCTGTCTCAGACGGTAGATTTAATGCAAATATATTTCTTCAGCCCGGCCACAATAACATTACAATCGAGGCCTCAGACCTTTCCGGAAACTCCATGAGTGCCAATATTGATATCGTTTACACTTATTCTGAGACGTCGGAGGTATCCGGACGCATATTAAACGGAGTTCTGGGTCTTCCAGTTTCCGGAGCTGCAGTTACCCTGATTTCACAGAACGGTGAGAACGTGTCTGTAATAAGTGATAAAGACGGAGAATACAGAATAAAGGACATAAACAGTGGGGATAAAACAATATCTGTTGAGAAAAATGGGTATGAACCAAAGATTGCTAAGATATTGCTATTGGGTGGTGATTCCCCACCTGCTCAGGACATAGTTCTGCTGCCTCTCAGCCATCCGGATACATTTACCCTTACAGGGCATATTATGAATACAGCTGGTCAACCTTTGGAAGGTGCAACTGTTTCAGTAACAGGATCATCTTTTAATGCAGTGTCCGACAACAATGGTATTTATCTGATCGGGGGTATACCACGCAATTCCTTTGAGGCAGGCGGGTTCTTAACAGGATATGATGCAGAAAAAGTCAATGTTAATGCATCTGCATTCAGTAAAGATACATTAGTACTGATTCATAATTTTATCCTGAACAGGAATAACTATTCCATAGATATAAGCTATCCTGAAAACGGAGGGACTATAGCCGGTGATGATACAGTCGTCAAAGGGTCTTTCAGAAACGGAAATATGGATGCCGGCGTCCGCGTTAATGGCGTCCTCGCCAATACATATAATGGCTACTTTTCGGCAAACTATGTTCCGCTGACAGAGGGTTTGAATATAATAACTGCAGAAGTTGTTGATAAAGACGGGACTATGGTTACTGATACGATAGAGTTATCAAGATCTCCTGATGTAAACGAAGGTGTCTTAATCTATGCGCAAGAGGCAGGAATTGTGCCGCTCATTCTAACTGTTGGAATAAAAGTTCCTCAGGATACAGTGTTTGTCAATAGTAATATCCAGATCTCAGGGCCTGCAGAAGCACAGGTGGTGTATGAAGATATATTTCGTTATACAGTATTAATAAATGACCCCGGAATCTATACGCTGACAATAAACCTGACAGATTCCGCGGGGAATAGTTATACCCGTGAATTTGAGTTTACAGGAATGGAAAGAAGTTATGTCGAAAATATGTTAAAGCAAATATGGAAAGGATTCAAAAATAATTTTGAAAATAATAACAATGAAAACGCATTATCTATGATTATACCTGAGACACGGAAAAGATTTGAGGAGCAGTTTAACGCCGCCGGAGATAAATTGTCAGAGTTCTTTAGCAGCTTGGGCGATATCCAGCTTGTAACCCTAAATGACAATATTGCAAAGGCCCGAGTCTACCACGATGATGCTGCGCATTACATCTGGTTTGAACGGGACATTTACGGATTATGGAAAATACTAAATTTCTGA
- the cbiM gene encoding cobalt transporter CbiM, translated as MHIADGILSAPVLAAGFGGTAIIAAVTMRKMNLEEIPKVSVMAAVFFVVNLIHIPVGPTSIHFIMNGLVGVILGPRAFAAVMLGVVLQAFLFGFGGVTVIGVNCVMLGGGALVAYFVWQLRHHFPFGDRLEMIFGALAGSTGVLVSGLILALALYTSGEEYWATAGYALAAHVPALIIEAIVVGACVTFLKKTRPDMLAGHVQKAYTKNVA; from the coding sequence ATGCATATAGCCGATGGCATATTATCTGCGCCGGTATTAGCAGCAGGTTTTGGCGGAACAGCAATAATTGCAGCAGTTACTATGAGGAAGATGAATCTCGAGGAGATACCAAAGGTCTCTGTTATGGCAGCAGTCTTCTTCGTTGTCAACCTGATCCACATACCTGTTGGTCCTACAAGCATCCATTTTATTATGAACGGTCTCGTCGGGGTTATTCTTGGACCTCGAGCCTTTGCTGCCGTAATGCTCGGTGTTGTATTGCAGGCGTTTCTTTTTGGTTTTGGCGGAGTGACAGTGATAGGGGTTAACTGTGTCATGCTTGGAGGAGGGGCTCTGGTTGCCTACTTTGTCTGGCAGTTGAGACACCACTTTCCCTTTGGTGATAGACTGGAGATGATTTTTGGTGCTCTGGCAGGTTCTACCGGTGTTCTTGTTTCAGGTCTTATTCTTGCACTTGCCTTATATACTTCAGGCGAGGAGTACTGGGCAACAGCAGGCTATGCCCTGGCAGCCCATGTGCCGGCCCTTATAATTGAGGCAATTGTAGTTGGCGCATGTGTCACATTCTTAAAGAAGACCAGACCTGACATGCTTGCAGGTCATGTACAGAAGGCATATACTAAAAATGTTGCATAA